A genomic stretch from Bosea sp. F3-2 includes:
- a CDS encoding helicase-related protein: MIGSFALLPFRSLPPAARAHGVTAVLGPTNTGKTHLAIERMVAHPTGMIGLPLRLLAREVYQRVVDKVGLKAVALVTGEEKIKPERPRFWVCTVEAMPRDLAVDFVAIDEIQLASDLDRGHVFTDRLLNRRGRAETMLIGAGTMKPLIEQLIPGVNVVTRPRLSNLTFAGDRKITRLPPRSAVVAFSVEEVYAIAELIRRQKGGAAVVLGALSPRTRNAQVEIYQSGDVDYLVATDAIGMGLNLDVNHIAFAGERKFDGHHYRKLNPAEFGQIAGRAGRHLRDGTFGTSGRCPPFDAELVEAIENHRFEPVRQMQWRNSDLDLRSIAGLIDTLNIQPSELGLTRALIAEDMTTLEILARDPDVAALAHGRAAVERLWEVCGLPDYRKISPMQHADLATTLYLRLMRHGRLDADWYATQLASLDRTDGEIDTLSARIAQVRTWTYVANRPDWLPDPEHWQGMARLVEDKLSDALHERLAHRFVDRRTSVLMRRLRENAMLEAEVTATGDVLVEGQHVGMLQGFRFTADPKAGGAEVKALNLAATKALGAEIESRAARVVLAGDDAFVLSHDGLVRWTGEPVARLVAGEKVLEPRLRLLVEEHLTGAAREQVEARLNLWLKNHITRLLGAIQILEAAESVIGIARGIAYQAAEALGVLERSKVGEEMKALDQEGRAALRQLGIRFGAFHIYMPALLKPAPRALAAQLWALKHGGPETAGLDDIAHLAASGRTSFPVDKAVPKGLYRAAGYRVCGERAVRVDILERLADLIRPAIAYRPGVTQGTPPAGAADQDGFVATGAMTSLVGCAGEDFASILRSLGYVSVKRPGPAITVPLAPPPAATEPAQPVAADEAAAETASAASETAEVPAEAEGPSEPVAALNEDALAEGEAPAVEAPAVETADTPILTEAELDQVREPVPADALVALPVAAEAVEAAAAEVPVAEAAPAEPELIEVWRPHRHQGGRRPEHGQRGRRDGDQRRGERPQREGRPEGQRRDQRPGQQRPAAAGAEGEGAQAQRQERPRHDERPRHDERPRRDDQQPRQGRPEGGRGPRPDFKRDGRPGGPRREERGNERFQQAPRPRQANREPDPDSPFAKLAALKAQLEGSKN, from the coding sequence ATGATCGGCTCCTTCGCCTTGCTTCCGTTTCGTTCGCTGCCACCTGCCGCCCGCGCTCATGGCGTGACGGCGGTGCTGGGGCCCACCAATACCGGCAAGACCCACCTTGCCATCGAGCGCATGGTCGCTCACCCCACGGGGATGATCGGCCTGCCGCTCAGATTGCTGGCGCGCGAGGTCTACCAGCGCGTGGTCGACAAGGTCGGCCTCAAGGCCGTCGCCCTCGTCACCGGCGAGGAGAAGATCAAGCCGGAGCGGCCGCGCTTCTGGGTCTGCACCGTCGAGGCGATGCCGCGCGACCTCGCGGTCGATTTCGTCGCGATAGACGAAATCCAGCTCGCTTCCGACCTCGACCGCGGCCATGTCTTCACCGATCGGCTGCTCAACCGCCGCGGCCGGGCCGAGACGATGCTGATCGGCGCCGGGACGATGAAGCCGCTGATCGAGCAGCTCATCCCCGGCGTCAATGTCGTCACGCGCCCGCGCCTCTCCAACCTGACCTTCGCCGGTGACCGCAAGATCACCCGGCTCCCGCCGCGCTCGGCCGTCGTCGCCTTCTCGGTCGAGGAGGTCTATGCCATCGCCGAGCTGATCCGCCGGCAGAAGGGCGGGGCGGCCGTCGTGCTCGGTGCGCTCAGCCCGCGCACCCGCAATGCCCAGGTCGAGATCTACCAGTCCGGCGATGTCGATTACCTCGTCGCCACCGATGCGATCGGCATGGGGCTCAATCTCGACGTCAATCACATCGCCTTTGCCGGGGAGCGGAAGTTCGACGGGCATCACTACCGCAAGCTCAACCCGGCCGAATTCGGCCAGATCGCCGGCCGCGCCGGGCGGCATCTGCGCGACGGCACCTTCGGCACCAGCGGGCGCTGCCCGCCCTTCGACGCGGAACTGGTCGAGGCGATCGAGAATCATCGCTTCGAGCCGGTGCGCCAGATGCAGTGGCGCAATTCCGACCTCGATCTGCGCTCGATCGCCGGCCTCATCGACACGCTCAATATCCAGCCATCTGAACTCGGGCTGACGCGAGCGCTGATCGCCGAGGACATGACGACCTTGGAGATTCTGGCAAGGGACCCCGATGTCGCGGCGCTGGCGCATGGGCGCGCAGCGGTCGAGCGGCTCTGGGAGGTCTGCGGCTTGCCCGACTACCGCAAGATCTCGCCGATGCAGCACGCCGATCTCGCGACGACGCTGTATCTCAGGCTGATGCGCCACGGCAGGCTCGATGCCGACTGGTATGCGACGCAACTCGCCTCGCTCGACCGCACCGATGGCGAGATTGACACGCTCTCCGCCAGGATCGCGCAGGTCAGGACCTGGACCTATGTCGCCAATCGTCCGGACTGGTTGCCTGATCCTGAGCATTGGCAGGGGATGGCTCGTCTTGTAGAGGACAAGCTGTCGGACGCTCTGCACGAGCGTCTGGCCCACCGATTTGTCGATCGGCGCACCAGCGTGCTGATGCGCCGCTTGCGGGAGAATGCGATGTTGGAGGCTGAGGTCACCGCGACGGGCGACGTGCTCGTCGAGGGCCAGCACGTGGGAATGCTGCAGGGCTTCCGCTTTACGGCGGACCCGAAGGCCGGTGGGGCTGAGGTCAAGGCCCTGAACCTGGCGGCGACGAAGGCGCTCGGCGCCGAGATCGAGTCGCGGGCGGCGCGCGTCGTGCTGGCGGGCGATGATGCCTTCGTGCTCTCGCATGATGGGCTGGTGCGCTGGACCGGCGAGCCGGTGGCGCGCCTTGTCGCCGGCGAGAAGGTGCTGGAGCCGCGGCTGCGCCTTCTTGTGGAAGAACACCTCACCGGAGCAGCGCGCGAGCAGGTCGAGGCGCGCCTCAATCTCTGGCTGAAGAATCACATCACCCGCCTGCTCGGCGCGATCCAGATCCTCGAAGCGGCCGAGAGCGTCATCGGCATCGCGCGCGGCATTGCCTATCAGGCGGCCGAGGCGCTCGGCGTGCTCGAGCGCTCCAAGGTCGGCGAGGAGATGAAGGCGCTCGATCAGGAGGGCCGCGCCGCGCTGCGCCAGCTCGGCATCCGCTTCGGCGCTTTCCACATCTATATGCCGGCGCTGCTGAAGCCGGCGCCGCGTGCGCTCGCCGCCCAGCTATGGGCGCTGAAGCATGGCGGGCCGGAGACGGCCGGGCTCGACGACATCGCCCATCTGGCGGCGTCGGGCCGGACCTCCTTCCCGGTCGACAAGGCCGTGCCGAAGGGGCTCTATCGCGCGGCGGGCTATCGGGTCTGTGGCGAGCGGGCCGTGCGCGTCGATATCCTCGAGCGCCTCGCCGACCTGATCCGCCCGGCGATCGCCTATCGCCCCGGCGTCACGCAGGGCACGCCGCCGGCCGGCGCCGCCGATCAGGACGGCTTCGTCGCCACCGGCGCGATGACCTCGCTCGTTGGCTGCGCGGGCGAGGATTTCGCCTCGATCCTGCGCTCGCTCGGCTATGTCTCGGTGAAGCGCCCGGGTCCGGCGATCACCGTGCCGCTGGCGCCGCCGCCGGCCGCGACCGAGCCGGCTCAGCCCGTCGCCGCTGATGAAGCTGCTGCCGAAACCGCGTCCGCCGCGAGCGAGACCGCAGAGGTTCCTGCGGAGGCTGAAGGGCCGAGCGAGCCGGTTGCGGCGCTGAACGAAGATGCGCTGGCGGAGGGCGAGGCTCCTGCCGTCGAAGCGCCTGCCGTGGAGACGGCCGATACGCCGATCCTGACCGAGGCCGAACTGGATCAGGTGCGCGAACCGGTTCCGGCGGATGCGCTGGTGGCCCTGCCGGTGGCGGCAGAAGCTGTCGAGGCGGCAGCCGCCGAGGTTCCCGTCGCCGAAGCCGCGCCGGCCGAGCCCGAGCTCATCGAGGTCTGGCGGCCGCATCGCCATCAGGGCGGGCGCCGGCCCGAGCATGGCCAGCGCGGGCGTCGGGACGGCGACCAGCGCCGCGGCGAACGGCCGCAGCGCGAAGGTCGCCCGGAAGGTCAGCGTCGGGATCAGCGTCCCGGCCAGCAGCGCCCGGCTGCCGCAGGTGCCGAGGGCGAGGGCGCGCAGGCCCAGCGCCAGGAGCGGCCACGCCATGATGAGCGGCCGCGCCATGACGAGCGTCCGCGCCGCGACGATCAGCAGCCACGGCAGGGCCGCCCCGAAGGCGGCCGCGGCCCGCGGCCCGATTTCAAGCGCGACGGCCGCCCCGGCGGTCCGCGGCGCGAGGAGCGCGGCAATGAGCGCTTCCAGCAGGCGCCGCGTCCGCGCCAGGCCAATCGCGAGCCGGATCCGGATTCGCCCTTCGCCAAGCTGGCGGCGCTCAAGGCGCAGCTCGAGGGCAGCAAGAACTAG
- a CDS encoding helix-turn-helix domain-containing protein yields the protein MMPIGALAERTGVKVETIRYYEQVGLLPPPERSEGNQRRYGRRHAERLAFIKHARDLGFAVDNIRTLLRLSDTPGIACDEAHAISVSHLEEVRDKIAKLRSLEKELERIATTCSGGVAACDCAIIEALADHGQCAHAHH from the coding sequence GTGATGCCGATCGGCGCGCTGGCGGAGCGCACCGGAGTCAAGGTCGAGACGATCCGTTATTACGAGCAGGTCGGGCTCCTGCCGCCGCCGGAACGCTCCGAGGGCAACCAGCGCCGCTACGGCCGGCGCCATGCCGAGCGGCTCGCCTTCATCAAGCATGCGCGCGATCTCGGCTTCGCCGTCGACAATATCCGCACGCTGCTCAGGCTCTCCGATACGCCCGGCATCGCTTGCGACGAGGCGCATGCGATCTCCGTCTCGCATCTCGAAGAGGTTCGGGACAAGATCGCGAAGCTGCGCTCGCTGGAGAAGGAGCTGGAACGGATCGCCACCACCTGTTCTGGCGGTGTCGCCGCCTGCGACTGCGCGATCATCGAGGCGCTGGCCGATCACGGACAGTGCGCTCACGCCCATCATTGA
- a CDS encoding outer membrane beta-barrel protein → MSGRTTILLLSGTTLAGLALGWTTAAAQQANALRTGTPTYIAQQPAPPETPLAPGTAEPDALRNPAAPVRNQGSAVSTRQPARASQPVQAPALRGVTQRQFRPALPAVATLPQPAPPPPPPPRRRTAAEEDPYAALGLRLGSVTLRPGFTNSIGYDTNPQRSSTPGVKGSPFARYEGDLDIQSDWNVHQLSGRLRGGYFQYFRDSQASRPDGEGNLDLRLDATRDTRILLESRMRLDTQRPGSPDLTAAVVGRPLVWQYGGSAGVSHDFNRLQLTLRGSVDRSDYQNAQLSNGATLSQQDRNQTDYGLRLRAAYEVTPGFRPFIQGDIDQRKFDDKIDSGGYMRSSNGVSGRIGSTFEISRQLAGEISGGYQNRSYEDPRLKNLRGFVGDAAVLWSPTPLTTVTLRGSATLGDTTIAGSSGTRVRGAILEIAHALRRNLTVTGFTGFSRTDYEGQNLRENQMNIGARIEYKLTRTFAIRASFTHERLNSTSPGNDYTANVSMVGLRVQF, encoded by the coding sequence GTGTCCGGTCGCACGACCATCCTGCTTCTGTCCGGCACCACCCTGGCCGGGCTCGCGCTCGGCTGGACGACGGCCGCGGCGCAGCAGGCGAACGCGCTGAGGACGGGCACCCCGACCTATATCGCGCAGCAGCCGGCCCCGCCCGAGACGCCGCTCGCACCGGGCACTGCCGAGCCCGATGCCCTACGCAATCCGGCCGCCCCGGTCAGGAATCAGGGCTCGGCCGTCTCGACGCGCCAGCCCGCCCGCGCCAGCCAGCCTGTCCAGGCGCCGGCCCTGCGCGGCGTCACGCAGCGCCAGTTCCGGCCGGCCCTGCCCGCCGTGGCGACGCTGCCGCAGCCCGCACCGCCTCCGCCGCCGCCCCCCCGGCGCCGCACCGCGGCGGAAGAGGACCCCTATGCCGCGCTGGGGTTGCGTCTCGGCTCGGTGACCCTGCGGCCGGGTTTCACCAACTCGATCGGCTACGACACCAACCCGCAGCGCAGTTCCACGCCCGGCGTGAAGGGCTCGCCCTTCGCCCGCTACGAAGGCGATCTCGACATCCAGTCCGACTGGAACGTGCATCAGCTCAGCGGCCGGCTGCGCGGCGGCTATTTCCAGTATTTCAGGGACAGCCAGGCCTCGCGGCCGGACGGTGAAGGCAATCTCGACCTGCGCCTGGACGCCACGCGTGACACCCGCATCCTGCTCGAATCGCGTATGCGGCTCGATACGCAACGCCCAGGCTCGCCCGACCTGACCGCCGCCGTCGTGGGCCGGCCGCTGGTCTGGCAATATGGCGGCTCGGCCGGCGTCAGCCATGACTTCAACCGGTTGCAGTTGACCCTGCGCGGCTCGGTCGATCGCAGCGACTATCAGAACGCGCAGCTCTCCAACGGCGCGACCCTTTCGCAGCAGGACCGCAACCAGACCGATTACGGCCTGCGCCTGCGTGCCGCTTATGAGGTCACGCCGGGCTTCAGGCCCTTCATCCAGGGCGACATCGACCAGCGCAAATTCGACGACAAGATCGATTCGGGCGGCTATATGCGTTCGTCGAACGGCGTGAGCGGCCGCATCGGCTCGACCTTCGAGATCAGCCGCCAGCTCGCCGGCGAGATCTCGGGCGGCTACCAGAACCGCAGCTACGAGGACCCCCGCCTGAAGAACCTGCGCGGCTTCGTCGGTGATGCGGCGGTGCTGTGGTCGCCGACGCCGCTGACGACGGTGACGCTGCGCGGCTCGGCCACGCTCGGCGACACCACTATCGCCGGCTCCTCGGGCACGAGGGTGCGGGGGGCAATTCTGGAAATCGCCCATGCGCTGCGCCGCAACCTCACGGTCACCGGCTTCACCGGTTTCAGCCGCACCGACTATGAGGGGCAGAATCTGCGCGAGAACCAGATGAATATCGGCGCGCGGATCGAATACAAGCTGACCCGCACCTTCGCGATCCGCGCCAGCTTTACCCATGAGCGCCTGAACTCGACGTCGCCGGGCAACGATTACACCGCGAACGTCTCGATGGTCGGGCTCAGGGTGCAGTTCTGA
- a CDS encoding M3 family oligoendopeptidase yields the protein MIRRSGAKAGVAKPARTLGELPEWDLSHLYPGVDSPELKSDLGRALSEAQALAEHYRGKLADLAAQPDGSETLAEAVKRYEGLSDLLGRIGAYAGLVYSGDTTDPQRAKFYGDTQDKVNAAITELLFFELELNRIAPEVMAKVAGAAPLSHWKPWIDDLAKDKPHQLDDQIEALFHEKSMTGAAAWNRLFDETIASLRFTVDDEELTLELTLNKLQDSDGEVRRKAAEALSAVFRKELRTFALITNTLAKDKEISDRWRKFEDVADSRHLANRVEREVVDALVAAVREAYPRLSHRYYRLKAKWFGRDALDFWDRNAPLPQVEQRTIPWTEARETVLSAYGAFSPKMAAIAQRFFDERWIDAPPRPGKAPGAFAHPTVPSAHPYVLLNYQGKPRDVMTLAHELGHGVHQVLAAPNGALMAPTPLTLAETASVFGEMLTFRRLLDATTDRKQRKAMLAAKVEDMINTVVRQIAFYSFERKVHQARREGELTPEALCEIWMSVQAESLGPAIRLTAGYEPYWCYIPHFIHSPFYVYAYAFGDCLVNSLYGVYQNAAEGFQERYFALLSAGGSKPYSELLKPFGLDAKDPGFWQIGLRMIEGMIIELEGME from the coding sequence AAGGCGGGGGTGGCCAAACCGGCCAGGACGCTCGGCGAACTGCCGGAATGGGATCTGAGCCATCTCTATCCGGGTGTCGATTCGCCGGAGCTGAAGAGCGATCTCGGGCGGGCGCTCTCTGAGGCGCAGGCGCTCGCAGAGCACTATCGCGGCAAGCTCGCCGATCTCGCAGCCCAGCCGGACGGCAGCGAGACGCTCGCGGAAGCGGTCAAGCGCTATGAGGGCCTGAGCGATCTGCTCGGACGGATCGGCGCCTATGCCGGCCTCGTCTATTCCGGCGACACCACCGACCCGCAGCGCGCCAAGTTCTATGGCGATACGCAGGACAAGGTAAATGCCGCGATCACCGAGCTGCTGTTCTTCGAACTCGAGCTCAACCGCATCGCCCCCGAGGTGATGGCCAAGGTCGCGGGTGCGGCTCCCCTTTCGCATTGGAAGCCCTGGATCGACGATCTCGCCAAGGACAAGCCGCACCAGCTCGACGATCAGATCGAGGCGCTGTTCCACGAGAAGTCGATGACGGGCGCCGCCGCCTGGAACCGGCTCTTCGACGAGACGATCGCCTCGCTGCGCTTCACCGTCGACGACGAGGAGCTGACGCTCGAACTGACGCTGAACAAGCTGCAGGACAGCGATGGCGAGGTGCGCCGCAAGGCGGCGGAGGCGCTGAGCGCGGTGTTCCGCAAGGAGCTGCGCACCTTCGCGCTGATCACCAATACGCTGGCGAAGGACAAGGAAATCTCGGACCGCTGGCGCAAATTCGAGGATGTCGCGGATTCCCGCCATCTCGCCAACCGGGTCGAGCGCGAGGTGGTCGACGCTCTGGTCGCGGCGGTGCGCGAAGCCTATCCGCGCCTGTCGCATCGCTATTATCGCCTCAAGGCCAAATGGTTCGGCCGTGATGCGCTGGATTTCTGGGATCGCAACGCGCCTCTGCCGCAGGTCGAGCAGCGCACCATTCCCTGGACCGAGGCGCGCGAAACCGTGCTGTCGGCCTATGGTGCCTTCTCGCCGAAGATGGCGGCGATCGCACAGCGCTTCTTCGACGAGCGCTGGATCGATGCCCCGCCGCGTCCCGGCAAGGCGCCCGGCGCCTTCGCGCACCCCACCGTGCCGTCAGCACATCCCTATGTGCTGCTCAACTACCAGGGCAAGCCGCGCGACGTGATGACGCTGGCGCATGAGCTGGGCCACGGCGTGCATCAGGTGCTGGCGGCGCCGAACGGGGCGCTGATGGCGCCGACGCCGCTGACGCTGGCCGAGACGGCGAGCGTCTTCGGCGAGATGCTGACCTTCCGCCGGCTGCTCGACGCGACCACCGACCGCAAGCAGCGCAAGGCGATGCTGGCCGCCAAGGTCGAGGACATGATCAACACGGTCGTGCGCCAGATCGCCTTCTACTCCTTCGAGCGGAAGGTCCATCAGGCCCGCCGCGAGGGCGAGCTGACGCCGGAAGCGCTGTGCGAGATCTGGATGAGCGTGCAGGCGGAGAGCCTCGGCCCGGCGATCCGGCTGACGGCGGGCTACGAGCCGTACTGGTGCTATATCCCGCACTTCATCCATTCGCCGTTCTACGTTTACGCCTACGCCTTCGGCGACTGCCTGGTGAACTCGCTCTACGGCGTCTACCAGAACGCTGCGGAAGGCTTCCAGGAGCGCTATTTCGCGCTGCTCTCGGCCGGCGGCAGCAAGCCCTATTCCGAGCTGCTGAAGCCCTTTGGCCTCGATGCGAAGGACCCCGGCTTCTGGCAGATCGGGCTCAGGATGATCGAGGGCATGATCATCGAGCTCGAAGGGATGGAGTGA
- a CDS encoding KpsF/GutQ family sugar-phosphate isomerase produces the protein MIADIRASALRTVATERAGLDTLHDALADGLGQPFADAVALIRAASGRVIVSGMGKSGHVGRKLAATLASTGTPAHFVHPAEASHGDLGMVQPEDVVIALSWSGETAELAALVGYTRRFRVGLIAFTANPESTLGKEADVALILPKATEACPNGLAPTTSTTMQIALGDALAVALLEARGFSRQDFFVYHPGGKLGAQLKTVESIMHRGAELPLVGLDTLLPDVIAMISEKSFGCAVVMDLDGKLAGVVTDGDLRRKATMGGGGSLRARDIMTANPRRIGLDTLAVEALELVNRMRITALVVVDEQERPVGLVHVHDLLAMGVA, from the coding sequence ATGATCGCCGATATCCGCGCCTCCGCCCTTCGCACCGTCGCCACCGAGCGTGCCGGACTCGACACGCTCCATGACGCGCTCGCCGACGGGCTCGGCCAACCCTTCGCCGATGCCGTCGCGCTGATCCGGGCTGCGAGCGGGCGTGTGATCGTCTCGGGGATGGGCAAGTCCGGCCATGTCGGGCGCAAGCTGGCTGCGACGCTGGCCTCCACCGGCACGCCCGCCCATTTCGTCCATCCGGCCGAGGCGAGCCATGGCGATCTCGGCATGGTGCAGCCCGAGGACGTGGTGATTGCGCTGTCATGGTCGGGCGAAACCGCGGAGCTTGCCGCGCTCGTCGGCTATACCCGGCGGTTTCGGGTCGGCCTGATCGCCTTCACGGCGAATCCCGAGAGCACGCTCGGCAAGGAAGCCGACGTTGCGCTGATCCTGCCCAAGGCGACGGAAGCCTGCCCGAACGGGCTCGCGCCGACCACCTCGACGACGATGCAGATCGCGCTCGGCGACGCGCTGGCGGTGGCGCTGCTGGAAGCGCGCGGCTTCTCGCGGCAGGATTTCTTCGTCTACCACCCCGGCGGCAAGCTCGGTGCGCAGCTCAAGACCGTCGAGAGCATCATGCATCGCGGCGCCGAATTGCCGCTGGTCGGCCTCGACACGCTGCTGCCTGACGTCATTGCGATGATCTCGGAGAAGAGCTTCGGCTGCGCCGTCGTGATGGATCTGGACGGCAAGCTCGCCGGCGTCGTCACCGATGGCGATCTGCGCCGCAAGGCGACGATGGGCGGCGGCGGCTCGCTCAGGGCACGCGACATCATGACGGCGAATCCACGGCGCATCGGGCTCGATACGCTCGCCGTCGAGGCGCTGGAGCTGGTCAACCGCATGCGGATCACCGCGCTGGTCGTCGTGGACGAGCAGGAGAGGCCGGTCGGGCTGGTGCATGTCCACGACCTGCTGGCGATGGGCGTCGCCTGA